Proteins from a genomic interval of Pseudomonas versuta:
- a CDS encoding ammonium transporter, which yields MTLRKIAGLGALLSVVMPGLAMAADEVAAPVLNSGDTAWMLTATALVLFMTIPGLALFYGGMVRSKNILSVMMQCFAITGLISILWVIYGYSITFDTTGMEQGVTNFNSFIGGFSKAFLAGVTPASLTSSTALFPEAVFITFQMTFAIITPALIVGAFAERMKFSAMLIFMGVWFTLVYAPIAHMVWSGNGGLLWDWGVLDFAGGTVVHINAGIAGLVACIVLGKRKGYPSTPMAPHNLGYTLVGAAMLWIGWFGFNAGSAAAANGTAGMAMLVTQIATAAAALGWMFAEWVTHGKPSALGIASGVVAGLVAITPAAGTVGPMGSIVIGLSAGVICFFCATSLKRKLGYDDSLDAFGVHGIGGIVGAILTGVFAAPALGGFGTVTDIAAQVWIQCKGVAFTVIYTAIVTFVILKVLDAVMGLRVADEEEAVGLDLAQHNERGYNL from the coding sequence ATGACTCTGCGTAAAATCGCAGGGCTCGGAGCCCTGCTGTCCGTCGTAATGCCTGGCCTGGCCATGGCGGCAGACGAAGTAGCTGCTCCAGTCCTCAATTCCGGCGACACCGCCTGGATGCTGACTGCAACGGCTTTGGTGCTGTTTATGACCATCCCCGGCCTGGCGCTGTTCTACGGCGGTATGGTGCGCTCCAAAAATATTCTTTCAGTCATGATGCAGTGCTTCGCCATCACCGGTCTGATCAGCATTCTGTGGGTCATTTATGGCTACAGCATCACGTTCGATACCACTGGCATGGAGCAGGGCGTCACTAACTTCAACTCGTTCATCGGCGGGTTTTCCAAAGCGTTCCTGGCGGGCGTGACACCGGCCAGCCTGACGTCATCGACCGCACTGTTCCCGGAAGCGGTGTTCATCACCTTCCAGATGACCTTTGCCATCATCACTCCGGCTCTGATCGTCGGCGCCTTTGCTGAGCGCATGAAGTTCTCGGCCATGCTGATTTTCATGGGCGTGTGGTTCACCCTGGTCTATGCACCCATTGCCCACATGGTGTGGAGCGGTAACGGCGGCCTGCTGTGGGACTGGGGCGTGCTCGATTTCGCAGGCGGTACCGTGGTGCATATCAACGCCGGTATTGCAGGCTTGGTTGCGTGCATCGTGCTCGGCAAACGCAAAGGCTACCCTAGCACCCCGATGGCTCCGCACAACCTGGGTTACACCCTGGTGGGCGCCGCGATGCTGTGGATCGGCTGGTTCGGCTTTAACGCAGGCTCGGCAGCAGCCGCCAACGGCACCGCCGGCATGGCGATGCTGGTCACTCAGATTGCAACCGCTGCAGCAGCGCTGGGCTGGATGTTTGCCGAGTGGGTCACCCATGGCAAGCCAAGCGCACTGGGGATCGCCTCGGGCGTGGTAGCCGGTCTGGTTGCCATCACCCCGGCTGCTGGTACCGTTGGCCCGATGGGCTCGATCGTGATTGGCTTGTCTGCGGGCGTGATCTGTTTCTTCTGCGCCACCAGCCTCAAGCGCAAACTGGGCTATGACGATTCGCTGGATGCGTTCGGCGTACACGGTATCGGCGGCATCGTCGGCGCCATTCTTACCGGTGTGTTCGCGGCTCCGGCACTGGGTGGTTTCGGCACCGTGACAGATATCGCCGCTCAAGTCTGGATTCAGTGCAAAGGCGTTGCCTTTACCGTGATCTACACCGCGATTGTGACCTTCGTCATTCTCAAAGTGCTGGATGCCGTGATGGGCCTGCGAGTGGCTGATGAGGAAGAGGCTGTTGGCCTGGACCTGGCACAGCACAACGAGCGGGGCTACAACCTGTAA
- the glnK gene encoding P-II family nitrogen regulator, whose product MKLVTAIIKPFKLDDVRESLSEIGVQGITVTEVKGFGRQKGHTELYRGAEYVVDFLPKVKIDVAIDDKDLDRVIEAITKAANTGKIGDGKIFVVNLEQAIRIRTGETDTDAI is encoded by the coding sequence ATGAAGCTAGTCACCGCCATTATCAAGCCGTTCAAGTTAGACGACGTGCGCGAATCGCTGTCTGAGATCGGCGTGCAGGGCATTACCGTTACTGAAGTCAAAGGCTTCGGCCGGCAGAAAGGTCACACCGAGCTGTATCGCGGCGCGGAATATGTGGTCGATTTTCTGCCAAAGGTGAAGATTGATGTCGCCATCGACGACAAAGATCTTGACCGGGTTATCGAGGCGATAACCAAGGCTGCCAACACCGGCAAGATCGGTGACGGCAAGATTTTTGTGGTCAATCTGGAACAGGCTATTCGCATCCGTACCGGCGAAACCGATACCGACGCAATCTAA
- a CDS encoding accessory factor UbiK family protein has protein sequence MLAPKDLLDALSGQASRLFSGETALPRTEIESQFKALLQSGFSKLDLVSREEFDSQMVVLARTRARLESLEAKVAELEAKLLPPTE, from the coding sequence ATGCTCGCGCCCAAAGACCTCCTCGATGCCCTGAGTGGCCAGGCTTCCCGTTTGTTCAGCGGCGAGACCGCGCTGCCGCGCACTGAAATCGAAAGCCAGTTCAAAGCCTTGCTGCAGAGTGGCTTCAGCAAGCTGGATCTGGTGAGCCGCGAGGAATTCGACAGTCAAATGGTCGTTCTGGCCCGTACCCGCGCCCGTCTCGAAAGCCTCGAAGCCAAAGTGGCCGAACTGGAAGCCAAATTGCTGCCGCCCACCGAGTAA
- a CDS encoding bleomycin resistance protein: protein MLVMNRLVPEMIVSDLACSLRFYCEVLGFRIEYQRPEHHFAFLSFHGSQLMLEQDDLEESSWRVGPLQAPFGRGMNLSIKCPDVQGLVARFETAGHTLRKPLEERWYRSNDVLFGERNCLLLDPDGYLLRFAEDLGTKAL from the coding sequence ATGTTGGTGATGAATCGGCTGGTTCCCGAGATGATTGTCTCGGACCTTGCCTGCAGCTTGCGTTTTTACTGCGAGGTGCTTGGCTTTCGGATCGAGTATCAACGGCCTGAACATCACTTTGCGTTTTTGTCATTTCACGGCAGTCAGCTGATGCTGGAGCAGGACGACCTTGAAGAGTCGTCCTGGCGCGTCGGGCCACTGCAGGCGCCGTTTGGAAGAGGCATGAACCTGTCGATCAAATGCCCCGACGTCCAGGGGCTGGTCGCCCGTTTCGAAACCGCAGGGCACACATTGCGCAAACCCCTTGAAGAGCGCTGGTACCGCAGCAACGACGTGCTGTTCGGTGAGCGCAACTGTTTGCTGCTCGACCCCGACGGTTACCTGCTGCGCTTTGCCGAAGACCTGGGAACAAAAGCACTGTAA
- a CDS encoding YifB family Mg chelatase-like AAA ATPase yields the protein MSLAIVYSRAQTGVEAPAVTVEAHLANGLPALTLVGLPETAVRESKDRVRSAILNSGFDFPARRITLNLAPADLPKDGGRFDLAIALGILAASGQIPAAVLTHVECLGELALSGAIRSVQGVLPAALAARAAGRALVVPLANAEEACLASGLTVIAVEHLLQAVAHFAGRTVIEPYAASGLLRVNMPYPDLSDVQGQLSAKRALLIAAAGSHNLLFTGPPGTGKTLLASRLPGLLPPLNEQEALEVAAIQSVASHVPLSCWPQRPFRQPHHSASGPALVGGGSKPQPGEITLAHHGVLFLDELPEFDRKVLEVLREPMESGFIVIARARDRMRFPARFQLVAAMNPCPCGYLGEATGHCRCTPEQIQRYRNKLSGPLLDRIDLHLTVARETTSLNPALACGASTASAAASVAGARERQLQRQGCANAFLDLPGVRTQCRLSDVDSTWLETACERMTLSLRAAHRLLKVARTLADLEQAQCIERKHLAEALQYRPVSG from the coding sequence ATGTCGCTGGCCATCGTTTACAGCCGTGCTCAAACAGGCGTCGAGGCGCCGGCCGTCACGGTCGAAGCGCATCTGGCCAATGGATTGCCGGCCCTGACGCTGGTCGGGCTGCCCGAAACCGCGGTCAGGGAAAGCAAGGACCGGGTACGCAGCGCGATTCTTAATTCCGGGTTTGATTTCCCGGCGAGGCGTATCACGCTCAATCTGGCGCCCGCCGACCTGCCCAAGGACGGCGGGCGCTTTGACCTGGCCATTGCCCTGGGCATCCTGGCCGCCAGCGGGCAAATTCCCGCTGCGGTGCTGACGCACGTTGAGTGTCTGGGGGAGCTGGCCTTGTCGGGCGCCATCAGGTCGGTTCAGGGCGTGTTGCCTGCTGCCCTGGCAGCACGGGCGGCGGGCCGGGCGCTGGTGGTGCCACTGGCCAATGCAGAGGAAGCCTGTCTGGCCTCCGGGCTGACGGTAATCGCGGTCGAGCACTTGTTACAGGCAGTGGCACATTTCGCAGGTCGTACGGTGATTGAGCCTTATGCTGCCAGCGGCTTGTTGCGGGTAAACATGCCTTATCCGGACTTGAGCGATGTACAAGGCCAGCTCTCGGCTAAACGGGCGTTATTGATCGCCGCCGCAGGCAGCCACAATTTATTGTTCACCGGGCCGCCCGGCACCGGCAAAACCCTGCTGGCCAGTCGTCTCCCGGGTTTATTGCCGCCACTCAACGAGCAAGAGGCGCTGGAGGTGGCGGCCATCCAGTCGGTAGCCAGCCATGTGCCCTTGAGTTGTTGGCCGCAGCGCCCGTTTCGTCAGCCGCACCATTCGGCGTCTGGCCCGGCACTGGTGGGCGGTGGCTCTAAACCGCAGCCAGGGGAGATTACTCTGGCGCACCACGGGGTACTGTTTCTCGATGAGCTGCCCGAGTTCGACCGCAAAGTGCTGGAGGTGCTCAGAGAGCCGATGGAGTCGGGTTTTATCGTGATCGCCCGGGCCCGTGATCGAATGCGGTTTCCGGCGCGCTTCCAGCTGGTTGCCGCGATGAACCCCTGCCCCTGTGGATATCTGGGCGAGGCCACGGGCCATTGTCGCTGTACCCCGGAGCAAATTCAGCGGTACCGCAACAAACTCTCCGGCCCCTTGCTTGATCGCATCGACCTGCATCTGACAGTGGCCCGGGAAACCACCTCACTCAACCCCGCGCTTGCCTGTGGCGCCAGCACTGCCAGCGCCGCTGCTTCAGTGGCGGGTGCCCGTGAACGGCAGTTGCAACGCCAGGGGTGTGCCAATGCCTTTCTGGATCTTCCCGGTGTGCGTACTCAGTGCAGGTTGAGTGACGTGGATAGCACCTGGCTGGAGACCGCCTGTGAGCGCATGACCTTGTCCCTGCGGGCCGCCCACCGGTTGCTGAAAGTGGCGCGCACCCTGGCGGATCTGGAGCAAGCGCAATGCATAGAACGCAAGCACCTGGCAGAGGCGTTGCAGTATCGGCCGGTCAGTGGGTAG
- a CDS encoding LysR substrate-binding domain-containing protein produces MSRSLPPLYALRAFEAAARHSSFTRAGEELSITQSAVSRHIKTLEEHFACRLFQRSGRNLQLTESARLLLPGVREGFSALERACITLRAEDDILRMKAPSTLTMRWLLARLSRFRQLQPGNEVQLTSAWMDIDHVDFNQEPFDCAVLLGNGHFPPDWEATLLFPEMLIPVGAPNLQDDQPWDARRLAGTELLHPTPDRRDWRRWLDCMGLSGQVSLKGGQVFDTLELGMIAAARGYGISMGDLLMVAEDVAQNRLSLPFRTAVASGENYYLVWPKTRPGGERLKRLSDFLQHEVAAMELPVVKRMV; encoded by the coding sequence ATGTCTCGTAGTCTTCCTCCGCTTTATGCCTTGCGCGCCTTTGAAGCCGCAGCCCGTCATAGTTCGTTCACCCGGGCGGGCGAAGAGCTGTCGATTACCCAGAGTGCGGTGAGCCGGCATATCAAAACCCTCGAAGAGCATTTTGCCTGCCGCTTGTTCCAGCGCAGCGGTCGCAACCTGCAACTCACTGAATCCGCGCGCCTGCTGTTGCCCGGTGTTCGCGAAGGTTTCAGTGCACTGGAGCGGGCCTGTATTACCTTGCGGGCCGAAGATGACATCTTGCGCATGAAGGCACCCTCGACCCTGACCATGCGCTGGCTGCTGGCCCGACTGAGTCGTTTTCGCCAGTTGCAGCCGGGCAACGAAGTGCAACTGACCAGTGCGTGGATGGACATCGATCACGTTGACTTCAATCAGGAACCGTTCGACTGCGCAGTACTTCTGGGCAATGGCCACTTTCCACCCGATTGGGAGGCCACGCTGCTGTTCCCGGAGATGCTGATTCCGGTCGGCGCCCCCAATTTGCAGGACGACCAGCCATGGGATGCCAGGCGGCTGGCAGGCACCGAACTGCTGCACCCGACGCCCGACCGTCGCGACTGGCGCCGCTGGCTCGACTGCATGGGCCTGAGCGGGCAAGTGTCACTCAAGGGCGGGCAAGTCTTCGACACCCTGGAGCTGGGCATGATCGCCGCCGCCCGCGGCTACGGCATCTCGATGGGCGACCTGCTGATGGTCGCCGAAGACGTCGCTCAAAACCGTTTAAGCCTGCCCTTTCGGACCGCTGTGGCCAGTGGCGAAAACTACTACCTGGTCTGGCCAAAAACCCGACCCGGCGGCGAACGGTTGAAGCGCCTCAGCGACTTTCTGCAACACGAAGTGGCTGCCATGGAACTGCCAGTGGTCAAGCGAATGGTGTGA
- a CDS encoding NorM family multidrug efflux MATE transporter has translation MIKKHPARIELRAILRLAGPLIASQLAHMLMVLTDTLMMARLSPEALAGGSLGAASYSFVSIFCIGVIAAVGTLVSIRQGGGDIEGATRLTQAGLWLAWALALGGALMLWNIKPLLLLFGQTPTNVEAAGQFLLLLPFALPGYMTFMALRGFTSAMGRATPVMVISLIGTVANFLLNYALITGMFGLPRLGLTGIGLVTAIVATCMAAGLAWHIHRHPAYDAYPIRNGLSRINLTYLRELWRLGLPIGGTYAVEVGLFAFAALCMGTMGSTQLAAHQIALQIVSAAFMVPAGLSYAITMRIGQHYGGGDLLRARLAGRVGIGCGAVIMLGFSVVFWFWPSQLIGLFLDYNDPAFRPVFELAISLLAVAAWFELFDGVQTIAMGAIRGLKDARTTFLVGLFCYWAIGAPMAWLLAFTFGWGPTGVWWGLALGLACSSVSLTLAFEWKMRRMLKRESKVSKMAEMAC, from the coding sequence ATGATCAAAAAGCATCCTGCACGTATCGAACTCCGGGCCATCTTGCGGCTGGCAGGGCCGCTGATTGCCTCGCAGTTGGCTCACATGCTGATGGTGCTTACCGACACGCTGATGATGGCCCGCCTGAGCCCGGAGGCTCTGGCGGGCGGGAGCCTGGGGGCGGCGAGCTATTCCTTTGTGTCGATTTTCTGCATTGGCGTGATTGCCGCCGTGGGTACCTTGGTATCGATTCGCCAGGGGGGTGGCGACATTGAAGGCGCGACCCGCCTGACCCAGGCCGGATTGTGGCTGGCCTGGGCGCTGGCGCTGGGCGGCGCGTTGATGCTGTGGAATATCAAGCCGTTGCTGTTGCTGTTTGGGCAGACGCCGACCAACGTTGAAGCCGCCGGCCAGTTTTTGCTGCTGTTGCCGTTTGCCCTGCCGGGCTATATGACGTTTATGGCATTGCGCGGATTTACCAGCGCCATGGGGCGCGCGACGCCGGTAATGGTGATCAGCCTGATCGGCACCGTCGCCAATTTCCTGCTCAATTACGCGCTGATTACCGGCATGTTCGGCCTGCCCCGGTTGGGCCTGACGGGCATCGGTCTGGTTACTGCGATCGTGGCGACCTGCATGGCCGCGGGTCTGGCCTGGCATATCCATCGGCATCCGGCCTACGACGCGTATCCGATTCGCAATGGTCTGTCGCGGATTAATCTGACTTACCTGCGGGAACTGTGGCGCCTGGGCCTGCCGATTGGCGGGACCTACGCTGTGGAGGTCGGGTTGTTTGCCTTTGCAGCCCTGTGCATGGGCACCATGGGCAGCACTCAACTGGCAGCCCACCAGATTGCCCTGCAAATTGTGTCCGCAGCGTTCATGGTCCCGGCCGGGTTGTCTTATGCAATTACCATGCGTATCGGTCAGCACTATGGCGGTGGCGATTTGCTCCGGGCGCGCTTGGCGGGCCGGGTCGGGATTGGTTGCGGCGCGGTGATTATGCTCGGTTTTTCAGTGGTGTTCTGGTTCTGGCCGAGCCAGTTGATTGGTCTGTTTCTGGATTACAACGATCCGGCGTTCCGCCCGGTGTTCGAGCTGGCGATCAGCCTGCTGGCGGTCGCGGCATGGTTTGAGCTGTTCGATGGGGTGCAAACCATTGCGATGGGCGCTATCCGCGGGCTCAAGGATGCCAGGACCACCTTCCTTGTCGGCCTGTTTTGCTATTGGGCCATTGGTGCGCCGATGGCCTGGCTGCTGGCATTCACGTTTGGCTGGGGCCCGACTGGCGTGTGGTGGGGCCTGGCATTGGGCCTGGCTTGTTCGTCGGTAAGCCTGACGCTGGCGTTCGAGTGGAAGATGCGGCGCATGTTAAAGCGTGAGAGCAAGGTGTCGAAAATGGCCGAGATGGCATGTTGA
- a CDS encoding putative bifunctional diguanylate cyclase/phosphodiesterase — translation MSKHVEPLRLLLLAEEPSWAALVRECLAPMGNTVVLICAPGWESISYLFENDRNALLLTTPALQPAPGRCRLSTILLLDSEPEVAPQGVSDWLIGASLNTDVLRRCLRHVRERGVLEHTLLRLAEEDPLTGIANRQGFQTLLAVRLAESDGRGIALGHLDLDNFRHANDALGHQAGDRLILQVVARLKSQLEAGDQIARLGSDEFALLIDTRRAPERAEWIAERITEVMGEPYWIDGESLLIGCSLGIAHARANAGADPLMWHAHIAMQQAKSTQGCTFHVFDERINRNARSLADLESELRRALRRDELELHYQPRLDLGTGNIVGLEALVRWRHTERGLLAPNEFVPLAEQSGLIVPLGYWVISRALRDMQALRERGLQALHMAVNLSFRQFQDSQLLSTLSRLITERGVEAQWLEFELTETAVMRRSDLVKQTMDALGRLGVRFSLDDFGTGFSSFVHLNSLPIALLKIDKSFVGGMEDREENRKLVHAMINLAHNLKLEVVAEGVETPEQLSLLRDFGCDQVQGYFISRPLPLADLVEFLTLGEQQKMPQVI, via the coding sequence TTGTCCAAGCATGTTGAACCCTTGCGTTTGCTGTTACTGGCCGAGGAGCCCTCTTGGGCTGCGCTAGTACGCGAGTGTCTGGCGCCCATGGGAAATACGGTCGTACTGATATGCGCGCCGGGCTGGGAGTCGATCAGCTACCTGTTCGAAAACGACCGCAATGCGCTGCTGCTGACCACCCCGGCGCTGCAGCCCGCGCCGGGTCGATGCCGCCTGTCCACCATTTTGTTGCTGGACAGCGAGCCAGAGGTTGCGCCCCAAGGGGTCAGCGACTGGTTGATCGGTGCAAGCCTGAACACCGATGTTCTGCGACGCTGTTTGCGCCATGTGCGCGAACGCGGTGTGCTTGAGCACACCTTGTTGCGGCTGGCCGAAGAAGACCCGCTAACCGGCATCGCCAACCGACAGGGGTTCCAGACCCTGCTGGCAGTGCGACTGGCCGAAAGTGACGGGCGCGGCATTGCCCTCGGGCACCTGGACCTCGACAATTTTCGTCACGCTAACGATGCCCTCGGGCATCAGGCCGGTGACCGTCTGATCCTGCAAGTCGTGGCACGCCTCAAAAGCCAGCTCGAAGCCGGCGATCAGATCGCCAGGTTGGGCAGCGATGAATTTGCCCTGCTGATCGACACCCGCCGCGCACCCGAGCGGGCCGAATGGATCGCCGAACGTATCACCGAAGTCATGGGCGAGCCCTACTGGATCGACGGTGAAAGCTTGCTGATCGGTTGCAGCCTTGGCATTGCCCATGCGCGGGCCAACGCCGGGGCCGATCCATTAATGTGGCACGCACACATCGCCATGCAGCAGGCCAAAAGCACCCAGGGCTGCACCTTCCACGTGTTCGACGAGCGCATCAATCGTAATGCCCGCAGCCTGGCCGACCTCGAAAGCGAGCTGCGTCGGGCCTTGCGCCGTGACGAACTGGAACTGCACTACCAGCCGCGCCTGGATTTGGGTACGGGCAACATTGTCGGGCTCGAAGCACTGGTACGCTGGCGCCACACCGAGCGCGGCTTGCTCGCACCCAACGAATTCGTGCCATTGGCCGAGCAAAGCGGACTGATCGTGCCGCTGGGTTACTGGGTGATTTCCCGGGCCCTGCGCGATATGCAGGCCCTGCGCGAACGCGGCCTGCAGGCGCTGCACATGGCGGTCAACCTGTCGTTCCGGCAGTTCCAGGACAGCCAGCTGCTGTCGACGCTCAGTCGGCTGATCACCGAGCGCGGGGTTGAAGCCCAGTGGCTGGAATTCGAACTGACCGAAACGGCGGTCATGCGCCGCAGTGACCTGGTAAAACAAACCATGGATGCCCTGGGAAGGCTGGGGGTACGCTTCTCGCTGGACGACTTCGGCACCGGGTTCTCATCGTTCGTGCACCTGAACAGCCTGCCGATTGCGCTGCTGAAAATCGACAAAAGCTTTGTTGGCGGTATGGAAGACCGTGAAGAGAACCGCAAGCTGGTCCACGCGATGATCAACCTGGCCCACAACCTGAAACTGGAAGTGGTTGCCGAAGGCGTCGAAACCCCTGAGCAACTGTCATTACTGCGCGATTTTGGCTGTGATCAGGTACAGGGCTACTTCATCAGCAGGCCGCTGCCGCTGGCAGATCTGGTGGAATTTTTGACCCTGGGCGAGCAGCAAAAGATGCCGCAGGTTATCTAG
- the rep gene encoding DNA helicase Rep: MSRLNPRQQEAVSYVGGPLLVLAGAGSGKTSVITRKIAHLIQNCGIRAQYIVAMTFTNKAAREMKERVGTLLKKGEGRGLTVCTFHNLGLNIIRKEHARLGYKPGFSIFDEADVKALMTDIMQKEYSGDDGVDEIKNMIGSWKNDLILPPQALENARNPKEQTAAIVYTHYQRTLKAYNAVDFDDLILLPVKLFEEHADIREKWQNKVRYLLVDEYQDTNASQYLLVKYLIGTRNQFTVVGDDDQSIYAWRGARPENLMLLKDDYPSLKVVMLEQNYRSTSRILRCANVLISNNPHAFEKQLWSEMGHGDEVRVIRCRNEDAEAERVAVEILTLHLRTDRPYSDFAILYRGNYQAKLIELKLQHHQIPYRLSGGNSFFGRQEVKDLMAYFRLIVNPDDDNAFLRVINVPRREIGSTTLEKLGNYATERKISMYAATDEIGLGEHLDARFTDRLARFKRFMDRVRQQCSGEDPIAALRSMIMDIDYENWLRTNSSSDKAADYRMSNVWFLVEALKNTLEKDEDGAMTIEEAIGKLVLRDMLERQQEEEDGAEGVQMMTLHASKGLEFPYVFIMGMEEEILPHRSSIEADTIEEERRLAYVGITRARETLAFTFAAKRKQYGEIIDCAPSRFLDELPPDDLAWEGNDDTPTEVKAVRGNTALADIRAMLKR, encoded by the coding sequence ATGTCCCGACTCAATCCCCGGCAGCAAGAAGCCGTGAGCTACGTCGGCGGCCCTCTTTTGGTGCTCGCCGGCGCAGGCTCCGGCAAAACCAGCGTGATTACCCGCAAAATCGCGCACCTGATTCAGAACTGCGGCATCCGTGCCCAGTACATCGTCGCCATGACTTTTACCAATAAAGCCGCGCGCGAGATGAAAGAGCGGGTCGGCACCTTGCTCAAGAAGGGCGAGGGCCGTGGCCTGACGGTGTGTACGTTCCATAATCTGGGGCTCAACATCATCCGCAAGGAGCATGCGCGGCTGGGCTACAAGCCGGGTTTCTCGATCTTTGACGAGGCCGATGTCAAAGCGTTGATGACCGACATCATGCAAAAGGAATACTCGGGCGACGACGGGGTCGACGAGATCAAGAACATGATCGGCTCGTGGAAAAACGATCTGATCCTGCCGCCCCAGGCGCTGGAAAACGCCCGCAACCCCAAGGAGCAGACGGCGGCCATTGTCTACACCCACTACCAGCGAACGCTTAAAGCCTACAACGCAGTGGACTTTGACGACCTGATTCTGCTGCCGGTAAAGCTCTTCGAAGAGCACGCCGACATTCGGGAAAAGTGGCAGAACAAAGTCCGCTACCTGCTGGTGGACGAATATCAGGACACCAACGCCAGCCAGTATTTGTTGGTGAAGTACCTGATCGGTACCCGTAATCAGTTCACTGTGGTGGGTGACGATGACCAGTCGATCTACGCCTGGCGCGGTGCCCGCCCGGAAAACCTGATGTTGCTCAAGGACGACTATCCGTCCCTGAAAGTGGTGATGCTGGAGCAAAACTATCGCTCCACCAGCCGCATTCTGCGCTGCGCCAACGTGCTGATCTCCAACAACCCCCATGCGTTCGAGAAGCAACTGTGGAGTGAGATGGGCCACGGCGACGAAGTCCGGGTCATCCGCTGCCGCAATGAAGACGCCGAAGCCGAGCGCGTGGCTGTTGAAATCCTGACCCTGCATTTGCGCACCGATCGGCCTTACAGTGACTTTGCGATCCTGTATCGCGGCAACTATCAGGCAAAACTGATCGAGCTGAAGCTGCAGCATCATCAGATCCCATACCGCTTGTCGGGCGGTAACAGCTTCTTCGGGCGTCAGGAAGTGAAAGACCTGATGGCCTACTTTCGCCTGATCGTGAACCCGGATGACGACAACGCCTTCCTGCGGGTGATCAACGTTCCACGTCGCGAAATCGGCTCGACCACCCTCGAAAAGCTGGGCAACTACGCCACCGAGCGCAAAATCTCGATGTATGCGGCCACCGACGAGATAGGTCTGGGTGAGCATCTGGATGCCCGTTTTACCGACCGTCTGGCGCGGTTCAAGCGCTTTATGGACCGTGTTCGCCAGCAATGTTCGGGAGAAGACCCGATTGCGGCGCTGCGCAGCATGATCATGGACATCGACTACGAGAACTGGCTGCGCACAAACAGCTCAAGCGATAAAGCCGCTGACTATCGTATGTCTAACGTCTGGTTCCTGGTCGAGGCGTTGAAAAACACCCTCGAGAAAGACGAAGACGGTGCCATGACTATCGAGGAAGCCATCGGCAAGCTGGTGTTGCGCGACATGCTCGAACGCCAGCAAGAAGAGGAAGACGGTGCCGAGGGCGTGCAAATGATGACGCTGCACGCCTCCAAAGGTCTGGAGTTCCCTTACGTGTTCATCATGGGCATGGAAGAAGAGATTCTGCCGCACCGCTCCAGCATCGAAGCCGACACCATTGAAGAAGAGCGCCGGCTGGCCTACGTGGGCATTACCCGTGCCCGTGAGACCCTGGCGTTTACCTTTGCGGCAAAGCGCAAGCAGTACGGCGAAATCATCGATTGTGCGCCTAGTCGCTTCCTTGATGAGTTGCCGCCGGACGACCTGGCCTGGGAAGGCAACGACGACACCCCCACCGAAGTCAAAGCGGTTCGCGGAAATACGGCATTGGCCGATATACGCGCCATGCTAAAACGCTAA
- a CDS encoding xanthine phosphoribosyltransferase: MEALHKKIREEGIVLSDQVLKVDAFLNHQIDPYLMKQIGDEFARLFKDAGITKIVTIEASGIAPAVMTGLNLGVPVIFARKHQSLTLTENLLSATVYSFTKQTESTVAISPRHLTSSDRVLVIDDFLANGKASQALISIIKQAGATVAGLGIVIEKSFQGGRAELDAQGYRVESLARVKSLADGKVTFID; the protein is encoded by the coding sequence TTGGAAGCACTGCACAAGAAAATTCGCGAAGAAGGCATCGTGCTTTCCGATCAGGTTTTGAAGGTCGACGCCTTCTTGAACCATCAGATTGATCCGTACCTGATGAAGCAGATTGGCGATGAGTTCGCGCGTTTGTTCAAGGATGCGGGCATCACCAAGATCGTTACCATCGAAGCTTCGGGCATTGCCCCGGCGGTGATGACGGGCCTGAACCTGGGTGTGCCGGTGATCTTCGCACGCAAGCACCAGTCACTGACCCTGACGGAAAACCTGCTGTCGGCCACGGTGTATTCGTTCACCAAGCAAACCGAAAGCACCGTGGCGATTTCCCCGCGTCACTTGACCAGCAGCGACCGCGTACTGGTTATCGATGATTTCCTGGCCAACGGCAAAGCCTCGCAGGCGCTGATTTCGATCATCAAACAAGCGGGCGCAACTGTTGCCGGTCTGGGTATCGTGATCGAGAAGTCGTTCCAGGGCGGCCGTGCCGAACTGGATGCGCAAGGCTATCGCGTTGAGTCATTGGCACGGGTCAAATCCCTGGCTGACGGCAAAGTCACCTTTATCGACTGA